The sequence AACGTAAACGCGTCATTGCTTTTGAGATTACCGGTAAACAACAATATAAAGTCGGTATCTCCCCTTCCAGCAGCCGAGGCCGATACGCCTACGTACGCGAGTTTGGCGATGATTACCTAGTCGTTTACCGCGAATACTTTAACCAACCATGGCGCGAATACTGTGACTCGCCCTTGAGTGAGCCCGACACACAAGGCGACTCTCTCCAGGTTTATAATGACAATGGTGATTTCGGCGGTTTCGGCGAGATCCAGCACCACACTCCCGGACTCCGTGTTGATGGTTATTTCGACCACCTGAGCAATAGCTACCTCACCATTGCTGGTATCGTCAAAGAAAAACAATGGTCCAAGTGGTATAATTACTGGCTCCTCGGTGAGGATGATTAACCCTTGCCGGGTTAATCACTCAAGGCGGGAGCATCTTTTTTTTTCGTGAAGGACCTGAAGGGGATAATACACCATTCATTCCGAATAGCACCTATCTCCGCTCAGGGTCACTGCGTGTGATCCGTCGTTTCCCATCCTTCTTCGCTTTTTCCAACGATCCGGTACATGCTTTGCACAAAACCGAATTCGTAAACGTGTGTGGTGATGTGTTCAAGGGGGATGTCCCGCTCGACCGGACCAAAAAGGGTTTTCCCCTGCCCGATCAGGATGGGGATACGGGTAATGGTCATTTCATCAATGAGTCCCGCATCCAGAAAACCTTGAATCGTAAGACCCCCATCAATATACAAATGTTTACTCCCCCCCGCCGATAAACGCGCGACGAGCACCTCTGGAGACTCCTTGGAAAGACTCACCGAAGGCAGGACCCCCTGTGGCAGTTCCTTCAAGCCCCGGCTGAGCACCACTACCGGGGTCTGCCCGTATGGCCACTCGGGGAATGACAAGACCTGTTCAAATGTCCTACGCCCCATCACCATTGTATCGACCGTGGAGATAAATTCCCAATAACCACAGTCCTCCCCCGGAGGAATGCTGGCATTCGCCTGATCTAACCAATCAATCCGTCCATCCTCCCGGGCGATGTAACCATCCAAGCTGGT comes from Verrucomicrobiota bacterium and encodes:
- a CDS encoding dihydrofolate reductase family protein gives rise to the protein MRAKCSVFIATSLDGYIAREDGRIDWLDQANASIPPGEDCGYWEFISTVDTMVMGRRTFEQVLSFPEWPYGQTPVVVLSRGLKELPQGVLPSVSLSKESPEVLVARLSAGGSKHLYIDGGLTIQGFLDAGLIDEMTITRIPILIGQGKTLFGPVERDIPLEHITTHVYEFGFVQSMYRIVGKSEEGWETTDHTQ